In Candidatus Woesearchaeota archaeon, the sequence TATATGAACCATATATAGATGATAATGGAATATTAGATGTTGTTGCAAGACGATATTTTACAGAAGGATTAGAGTTTATGGTGGGCAACGCATGCAGAGTGACTGGACAATCTGACATCAATTATTATGCGCCACACAAGGAAAAAGATTTGAAAATAAGATGCGTAGGAGAGATTCAGTATCCTCTACTATTGACAACAAGAACATTAAGTATTGTAAGAAATAGTATGCGGAGCAAAATTACTATCGCTTCTCAAGAAGAGTGGGATAAGAAAATGCATATCAATGCGTATGAATGGAAATATCTCGCAGTACATGGCAACACAAGAGAGCTTTCCTCTGTATGGCTGCCACATCCAGAGTATGTAGGGGAATTCAAAGAAATAGTGAGAACTATTATGCAAAGAGAAAGAGCAGAAGTAATTGAGAGAAAATTAGATGAGTATTACCAAAGGAACAGATAAAAGGCGAAATCATGATCCAACAAATAGGAGTCAAAGCAATTATCGAGAAAGACAACAAAATCCTCTTATTAAAACGCTCAGAGAAATACGAACACTTAAGTGATTGCTGGGACATCCCTGGCGGCAGAATTAATTTTGGCGAAGAGCCAGAAGAAGGATTAAGAAGAGAAATCAAAGAAGAAACTGGACTCCAACTCAAAGAAATAAAGCAAATTCTTGATGCGTCAACAGTCTTCAAGAATGAAGAAAGACATATTGTAAGAATCACCTATCTTTGTACAGTAGAAGAAGGAGTTGCAAATTTCAGTCATGAACACACACACATCGAATGGATTCCAAAAGAAAAAATAAAGGAGTTGGAGTATAAAGACACACTTTTAAAAAAGATTATTGAAGAATATTTCTAAGAAATACCCTTATTCGCCCTACTACTTCTGAATTCCTATGTCTTTTTTATTTTTTAAATAAAAATAGATTGCGTAGACAAACTAGGACTTTGCTGAGCGAATAATGTGTATAAAACAATAAAAAATAAAAAAACTATTCAGCGATCTGAACAGTCAACAACAATTTCTCATATTCATCCGTGTTGCCTGAATTAGTAATATAATCCACATAGACATCATAGATATAAGTCCCAGGGAGTGTTGGACCACCTGC encodes:
- a CDS encoding NUDIX domain-containing protein, translating into MIQQIGVKAIIEKDNKILLLKRSEKYEHLSDCWDIPGGRINFGEEPEEGLRREIKEETGLQLKEIKQILDASTVFKNEERHIVRITYLCTVEEGVANFSHEHTHIEWIPKEKIKELEYKDTLLKKIIEEYF